In Chiloscyllium plagiosum isolate BGI_BamShark_2017 chromosome 18, ASM401019v2, whole genome shotgun sequence, a single genomic region encodes these proteins:
- the LOC122558794 gene encoding histone H2A, whose product MSGRGKTGGKARAKAKSRSSRAGLQFPVGRVHRLLRKGNYAERVGAGAPVYLAAVLEYLSAEILELAGNAARDNKKTRIIPRHLQLAIRNDEELNKLLGGVTIAQGGVLPNIQAVLLPKKTQTSKK is encoded by the coding sequence ATGTCTGGGCGAGGTAAGACCGGCGGCAAAGCACGGGCTAAGGCCAAGTCCCGATCTTCTCGGGCCGGCTTGCAGTTCCCAGTCGGCCGCGTCCACCGCCTGCTGCGGAAAGGCAACTACGCCGAGAGGGTCGGAGCCGGGGCGCCGGTCTACCTGGCCGCCGTCCTCGAGTACCTGTCGGCTGAGATCCTGGAGTTGGCCGGTAATGCGGCCCGGGACAACAAGAAGACCAGGATCATTCCCCGTCACTTGCAGCTGGCCATCAGGAACGATGAGGAGCTCAACAAGCTGCTGGGAGGGGTGACCATCGCTCAGGGAGGCGTCCTCCCCAACATCCAGGCCGTGCTGTTACCGAAAAAGACTCAGACTTCTAAAAAATGA